A portion of the Schistocerca americana isolate TAMUIC-IGC-003095 chromosome 10, iqSchAmer2.1, whole genome shotgun sequence genome contains these proteins:
- the LOC124552244 gene encoding uncharacterized protein LOC124552244, with the protein MHNLRTQFKVEHAKVKSTKSSGAGKNDIYKPSLWYYEKLMFLVDHCLPRKSTAIALTQHSMTEDNESEETCSHSSQSVDIQPSPHQNIEGCYSLDVDVPNDVCIGEQCEAAAATTTAASPSPPPPPPPPPPTHATQRRDGRRKRPGDGYMSAVEVIANKICATQDCQQPLAELTMDSCMKFIGNLAKEIKSNEIGMQLIRDLVNVTTEAKLKDLQIQMQNSSESEIV; encoded by the exons ATGCACAATCTACGAACTCAGTTTAAAGTGGAGCACGCCAAAGTAAAATCAACGAAAAGCAGTGGCGCTGGGAAgaacgac ATATACAAACCATCTTTATGGTATTACGAGAAGTTAATGTTTTTGGTGGATCATTGCTTGCCACGAAAAAGCACAGCCATAGCCCTGACTCAACATTCCATGACTGAGGACAATGAAAGTGAAGAG ACATGCAGTCACTCTTCTCAAAGTGTGGATATACAACCATCACCACATCAAAACATCGAAGGCTGTTATAGTCTTGATGTGGATGTGCCGAACGATGTATGCATTGGGGAACAAtgtgaagcagcagcagcaacaacaacagcagcatcaccatcaccaccaccaccaccaccaccaccaccacctacccaTGCCACTCAAAGgagggatggaagaaggaagaggcctgGTGATGGGTACATGAGTGCTGTTGAGGTAATAGCTAATAAAATATGTGCCACCCAAGACTGCCAACAACCCTTGGCAGAGCTAACTATGGATAGCTGCATGAAATTCATTGGTAACCTTGCAAAGGAAATCAAGAGCAATGAAATCGGAATGCAGTTAATAAGAGACCTTGTTAATGTAACAACAGAAGCAAAACTGAAAGATCTACAGATACAAATGCAGAACTCGAGTGAAAGTGAAATTGTGTAA